One genomic region from Oncorhynchus gorbuscha isolate QuinsamMale2020 ecotype Even-year unplaced genomic scaffold, OgorEven_v1.0 Un_scaffold_141:::fragment_3, whole genome shotgun sequence encodes:
- the LOC124017015 gene encoding pollen-specific leucine-rich repeat extensin-like protein 1 isoform X2 gives MMKTQGVLVGVSLLTSVALLGLINVRRKEEMKEQKHVSFETIKLRVTRDVLGEYQHEVIRAHNLLDKTKAQVDTLGSELPPLQAAEAKKKSELEACQGENKHVADEVGAIEAENSNSKTEFEKQKAAWEAEMTSLKPQVVQRSKVCVFVKKDSIEGRKLCGDEPPKQEAAPKPDAPKPEESKPDAPKPDSPKEAPKQEAAPKPEEPKPDSPKEAPKQETAPKPEEPKPEAPKMR, from the exons ATGATGAAGACACAAGGTGTATTGGTTGGGGTGTCTCTGCTGACTAGCGTAGCTCTGCTGGGGCTGATAAACGTGCGGCGGAAAGAAGAGATGAAGGAGCAGAAACATGTATCGTTCGAGACGATTAAACTGCGTGTGACCAGAGACGTACTGGGAGAGTACCAACACGAGGTGATCAGAGCTCACAACCTGCTGGACAAGACCAAGGCTCAGGTGGATACTCTGGGGTCAGAACTCCCCCCACTGCAGGCTGCAGAggccaagaagaagagtgaactGGAGGCATGCCAGGGAGAAAAT AAACATGTCGCTGATGAGGTGGGGGCCATTGAGGCAGAGAACAGTAACTCTAAAA CTGAGTTTGAGAAGCAAAAGGCTGCCTGGGAAGCAGAGATGACGTCTCTCAAACCACAGGTGGTGCAGCGCAGCAAAGTGTGTGTCTTTGTGAAGAAGGACTCTATAGAGGGAAG GAAACTGTGTGGGGATGAACCGCCTAAACAAGAGGCCGCTCCAAAACCAGATGCCCCCAAACCAGAAGAATCCAAACCAG ATGCTCCCAAACCTGATTCTCCTAAAGAAGCCCCTAAACAAGAGGCTGCCCCCAAACCAGAAGAACCCAAACCTGATTCTCCTAAAGAAGCCCCTAAACAAGAGACTGCCCCCAAACCAGAAGAACCCAAACCTGAGGCCCCAAAGATGAGATGA
- the LOC124017015 gene encoding pollen-specific leucine-rich repeat extensin-like protein 1 isoform X1, producing MMKTQGVLVGVSLLTSVALLGLINVRRKEEMKEQKHVSFETIKLRVTRDVLGEYQHEVIRAHNLLDKTKAQVDTLGSELPPLQAAEAKKKSELEACQGENKHVADEVGAIEAENSNSKTEFEKQKAAWEAEMTSLKPQVVQRSKVCVFVKKDSIEGRKLCGDEPPKQEAAPKPDAPKPEESKPDAPKPDSPKEAPKQEAAPKPEESKPDAPKPDSPKEAPKQEAAPKPEEPKPDSPKEAPKQETAPKPEEPKPEAPKMR from the exons ATGATGAAGACACAAGGTGTATTGGTTGGGGTGTCTCTGCTGACTAGCGTAGCTCTGCTGGGGCTGATAAACGTGCGGCGGAAAGAAGAGATGAAGGAGCAGAAACATGTATCGTTCGAGACGATTAAACTGCGTGTGACCAGAGACGTACTGGGAGAGTACCAACACGAGGTGATCAGAGCTCACAACCTGCTGGACAAGACCAAGGCTCAGGTGGATACTCTGGGGTCAGAACTCCCCCCACTGCAGGCTGCAGAggccaagaagaagagtgaactGGAGGCATGCCAGGGAGAAAAT AAACATGTCGCTGATGAGGTGGGGGCCATTGAGGCAGAGAACAGTAACTCTAAAA CTGAGTTTGAGAAGCAAAAGGCTGCCTGGGAAGCAGAGATGACGTCTCTCAAACCACAGGTGGTGCAGCGCAGCAAAGTGTGTGTCTTTGTGAAGAAGGACTCTATAGAGGGAAG GAAACTGTGTGGGGATGAACCGCCTAAACAAGAGGCCGCTCCAAAACCAGATGCCCCCAAACCAGAAGAATCCAAACCAGATGCTCCCAAACCTGATTCTCCTAAAGAAGCCCCTAAACAAGAGGCTGCCCCCAAACCAGAAGAATCCAAACCAGATGCTCCCAAACCTGATTCTCCTAAAGAAGCCCCTAAACAAGAGGCTGCCCCCAAACCAGAAGAACCCAAACCTGATTCTCCTAAAGAAGCCCCTAAACAAGAGACTGCCCCCAAACCAGAAGAACCCAAACCTGAGGCCCCAAAGATGAGATGA